One region of Quercus lobata isolate SW786 chromosome 2, ValleyOak3.0 Primary Assembly, whole genome shotgun sequence genomic DNA includes:
- the LOC115977304 gene encoding probable methyltransferase PMT19, which produces MDSPHKTKSLSTNLFFLFILLSTNLLTLFLSSTFNASSCSFNPTIPTTTTTTKDNQYPSPKSPDVSTEATNNLDLSPEFLAFTSGQLLPFGVNINFDSDTIYPPVGKACTQFPKELNTFMSYKVNGSCPDDELLAQKLLLKGCEPLPRRRCRPAAPSKYVEPYPLPTSLWTTPSDNSIVWTAYTCKNYDCLVNRKYREKGFSDCKDCFDLQGAEKSRWTSSKGGGVDFSIDEVLATKKPGTIRIGLDIGGGVATFAIRMMKRNITIITTSMNLNGPFNNFIASRGVVPLYVSISQRLPFFDNTLDIVHSMHVLSNWIPTTLMHFLMFDIYRVLRPGGLFWLDHFFCVEEQFEQVYKPLIESIGFKKLKWVVGKKLDRGPERREMYLSALLEKPLNNSW; this is translated from the coding sequence ATGGATTCACCTCATAAAACCAAGTCTCTCTCCACTaatctcttcttccttttcatcCTCTTGTCAACAAATCTTCTCACCTTGTTCCTTTCTTCTACTTTCAATGCCTCCTCGTGCTCTTTCAATCCCACCattcccaccaccaccaccaccaccaaggACAATCAATATCCTTCTCCTAAATCACCCGATGTATCTACAGAAGCAACAAATAATTTAGATCTTTCACCTGAATTCCTTGCTTTTACATCCGGGCAATTACTCCCATTTGGGGTCAATATCAACTTTGATTCCGACACCATATACCCCCCAGTTGGAAAAGCATGCACCCAATTCCCCAAAGAACTCAACACCTTCATGTCTTACAAAGTCAATGGTTCATGCCCAGATGATGAGCTCTTAGCCCAAAAGCTCCTCCTCAAAGGCTGTGAGCCACTCCCTCGACGCCGTTGCCGCCCTGCTGCCCCTTCTAAATATGTTGAACCATACCCTCTTCCAACTAGCTTATGGACAACGCCCTCAGATAACTCCATTGTATGGACAGCTTACACTTGCAAAAACTATGATTGTCTCGTCAACAGAAAGTATAGGGAAAAGGGTTTCAGTGATTGTAAAGACTGTTTTGATCTTCAAGGAGCTGAGAAATCTCGTTGGACCTCATCAAAAGGTGGTGGTGTAGACTTCAGTATTGACGAAGTCTTGGCAACAAAGAAGCCTGGAACAATACGTATCGGGCTTGACATTGGTGGTGGTGTAGCTACTTTTGCTATAAGAATGATGAAAAGGAACATAACCATTATTACAACCTCTATGAACTTGAATGGTCCATTCAACAATTTCATTGCCTCAAGAGGGGTTGTGCCTCTCTACGTTAGTATCTCTCAGAGGCTTCCTTTTTTCGACAACACGTTGGACATCGTTCACTCCATGCATGTATTGAGTAACTGGATCCCAACAACGTTGATGCACTTCTTGATGTTTGATATCTATAGGGTGCTTAGGCCTGGGGGGTTGTTTTGGCTTGATCATTTCTTCTGTGTGGAAGAGCAGTTCGAGCAAGTTTACAAGCCGCTCATAGAGAGCATTGGGTTCAAAAAGTTAAAGTGGGTGGTAGGGAAGAAGCTCGATCGTGGTCCAGAGCGCCGTGAGATGTACCTTTCGGCTTTGTTGGAGAAGCCATTGAACAACTCCTggtga